Proteins co-encoded in one Gossypium arboreum isolate Shixiya-1 chromosome 11, ASM2569848v2, whole genome shotgun sequence genomic window:
- the LOC108487167 gene encoding auxin-responsive protein IAA11: MQGGVGDGGSESGSVSTVSREENMVLSSEDSSCPDQSELELGLGLSLGGGGGSFKMHHVSKSSQFARILTAKDLPSLVFSAASPSSSSSSSPSSLSRADVTAKTKRTADSMAAANGFSQLVGWPPVQTHRINSMGNQAKALPAEGFNSKMENPKNETSMVEKSTIGSYQNNGNAKLRKSLFVKVNMDGIPIGRKVDLNAHGSYEKLAKTLEDMFLETAPSVSQVGSRALEHGMTNKLTRPSKLLDVSSDFALTYKDKEGDWMLVGDVPWELFVSSVKRLRIMRTSEATGLAPMLQGRNQRQRSKPN; the protein is encoded by the exons ATGCAAGGAGGTGTTGGTGATGGTGGTTCAGAAAGTGGGTCAGTGTCCACTGTGTCAAGGGAGGAAAACATGGTGTTATCCTCGGAGGATTCTTCATGCCCTGATCAGTCTGAGTTGGAGTTGGGTCTTGGGTTGAGccttggtggtggtggtggtagtTTTAAGATGCATCATGTTTCAAAGAGTAGTCAATTTGCTAGGATTTTGACTGCTAAGGATCTCCCTTCTCTGGTTTTTTCTGCTGCTTctccatcttcttcttcttcttcatcaccaTCTTCTTTAAGTAGAGCTGATGTCACAGCTAAGACCAAGAGGACTGCTGATTCCATGGCTGCTGCTAATGGCTTTAG TCAACTTGTGGGGTGGCCTCCTGTCCAAACTCATAGAATAAATAGCATGGGTAACCAAGCAAAAGCACTTCCCGCTGAAGGGTTTAACTCAAAAATGGAGAACCCTAAAAATGAGACCTCTATGGTTGAGAAGAGTACCATCGGCAGCTACCAGAACAACGGTAACGCTAAGCTCAGAAAATCTCTTTTCGTGAAGGTGAATATGGATGGGATTCCAATTGGAAGGAAGGTTGATTTGAATGCCCATGGATCCTATGAGAAGTTGGCTAAAACTCTGGAAGATATGTTTCTCGAAACGGCCCCAAGTGTTAGTCAAGTAG GATCAAGGGCGCTGGAGCATGGTATGACAAATAAACTAACAAGACCTTCGAAACTGCTGGATGTATCTTCTGACTTTGCACTTACTTACAAGGACAAAGAGGGTGACTGGATGCTTGTTGGAGATGTTCCTTGGGA GCTGTTCGTTAGTTCCGTGAAGAGGCTTAGAATCATGAGGACATCAGAGGCAACCGGATTGG CTCCAATGTTACAAGGAAGGAACCAGAGGCAAAGAAGCAAGCCCAACTAG
- the LOC108487089 gene encoding xyloglucan galactosyltransferase MUR3-like, whose amino-acid sequence MRRRPGALAPFEAMEKGSPKNQQTRLCFLASLSAFFWILLFYFHFVVLGRSTTIEDSVPSPPFKLESPIVNVESIPARVTKEKPPVVKPVMNTATEKVVTYPFMRALRTVENKSDLCGGRYIYVHNLPPRFNEDMLKECKSLSLWTNMCKFTSNEGLGPPLENVEGVFENTGWYATNQFAVDVIFNNRMKQYECLTNDSSIAAAIFVPFYAGFDIARYLWGYNISRRDAASLDLVDWLMKRPEWGIMGGKDHFLVAGRITWDFRRLTEEESDWGNKLLFLPAARNMSMLVVESSPWNANDFGIPYPTYFHPAKDEEVFVWQDRMRNLERKWLFSFAGAPRPGNPKSIRGQIIDQCRQSKVGKLLECDFGESKCHSPSSIMQMFQSSLFCLQPQGDSYTRRSAFDSMLAGCIPVFFHPGSAYTQYTWHLPKNYTTYSVFIPEDDIRKRNVSIEERLSQISPEQVKIMREAVINLIPRLIYADPRSKLETLRDAFDVAVDAVINKVTKLRRNIIQGRTEYDNFVEENSWKYDLLDEGQREVGAHEWDPFFSKPKDEQRDQSAEAAKNSWKNEQRDQS is encoded by the coding sequence ATGAGACGCCGTCCAGGGGCGTTGGCTCCTTTCGAAGCAATGGAGAAAGGTTCCCCTAAGAATCAACAAACCCGGCTCTGTTTTTTAGCTTCGTTATCAGCATTTTTCTGGATTTTGCTTTTCTATTTCCATTTCGTAGTTCTAGGACGGAGCACCACAATTGAGGACTCGGTTCCATCGCCACCGTTCAAACTAGAGTCTCCTATCGTCAATGTCGAGTCCATCCCTGCTCGGGTGACCAAGGAGAAACCACCAGTGGTGAAACCCGTTATGAATACGGCGACTGAAAAGGTGGTAACTTATCCGTTTATGAGAGCTTTAAGGACGGTGGAAAACAAGAGTGATCTGTGTGGGGGAAGGTACATTTATGTGCACAATCTTCCTCCGAGGTTCAATGAGGATATGCTTAAGGAGTGTAAGAGTTTGAGCCTTTGGACTAATATGTGTAAGTTTACGAGTAATGAAGGGCTTGGTCCACCACTCGAGAATGTGGAAGGGGTGTTTGAGAATACTGGGTGGTACGCCACCAACCAGTTTGCGGTGGATGTGATATTCAATAATCGAATGAAACAGTATGAGTGCTTGACCAATGATTCATCAATCGCAGCTGCAATATTTGTGCCCTTTTATGCGGGGTTTGATATTGCAAGGTACCTTTGGGGATACAATATCTCGAGGCGGGACGCCGCCTCGCTCGATCTGGTTGACTGGCTGATGAAGAGGCCTGAGTGGGGTATAATGGGAGGGAAGGATCATTTCCTGGTAGCTGGGAGGATCACATGGGATTTCAGGAGATTGACCGAGGAGGAATCTGATTGGGGTAATAAGCTTCTGTTTTTACCTGCTGCAAGGAATATGTCAATGCTGGTGGTCGAATCGAGCCCTTGGAATGCAAATGATTTTGGGATTCCATATCCAACATACTTCCATCCTGCAAAGGATGAGGAAGTCTTTGTATGGCAAGATCGGATGCGGAATCTGGAGCGGAAATGGCTTTTCTCTTTCGCAGGTGCACCTCGTCCCGGTAACCCCAAGTCGATAAGAGGGCAGATTATTGATCAATGCAGGCAGTCCAAGGTGGGCAAGTTGTTGGAATGTGATTTTGGGGAGAGCAAGTGTCATTCACCAAGCAGTATAATGCAGATGTTCCAGAGCTCCCTGTTCTGCTTACAGCCTCAAGGAGATTCATACACACGAAGATCTGCTTTCGACTCAATGTTGGCTGGTTGTATTCCTGTCTTCTTCCATCCTGGCTCGGCATACACACAGTACACTTGGCACCTTCCGAAGAATTATACTACATATTCAGTGTTCATCCCAGAGGATGATATTCGTAAACGGAATGTTAGTATAGAGGAGAGGCTTAGTCAAATTTCTCCTGAGCAAGTGAAGATCATGAGAGAGGCAGTCATAAATCTCATTCCAAGGTTAATATATGCTGATCCTCGCTCTAAATTGGAGACTCTTCGAGATGCTTTCGATGTTGCTGTAGATGCGGTGATCAATAAAGTCACTAAGTTGAGGAGGAACATCATCCAAGGTCGTACCGAATATGATAACTTTGTGGAGGAGAACAGTTGGAAGTACGACTTATTAGACGAAGGACAGCGCGAGGTCGGAGCTCACGAATGGGATCCTTTCTTCTCAAAACCAAAGGACGAGCAGAGAGATCAATCTGCCGAAGCTGCGAAAAATTCTTGGAAGAACGAGCAGAGAGATCAATCATAA
- the LOC108489651 gene encoding NADH dehydrogenase [ubiquinone] 1 alpha subcomplex subunit 9, mitochondrial yields the protein MQAITRRLGHQSLRPTASISSIKSICALSDHYYGGDHPRYGSTLASHKGMGHLVRKGTGGRSSVSGIIATVFGATGFLGRYLVQQLAKMGSQVLVPFRGSEDNPRHLKLMGDLGQIVPMKYDPRDENSIKAVMAKANVVINLIGREYETRNFSFEEVNHFMAEQLAVIAKEHGGIMRFIQVSCLGSSLTSPSRFLRAKAAGEEAVLKELPEATVMKPAVMIGTEDRIMNRWAHFAKKYSFLPLIGGGSTKIQPVYVVDVASAIVAALKDDGSSMGNVYELGGPEIYTVHELAELMYETIREWPRYVNVPLPVAKAIAMPREVLLKKVPFPLPNPDIFNLDQIHAFATDTVVSENALTFMDLGIVPHKLKGYPVEYLIQYRKGGPQFGSTVSEKVNPDSYP from the exons ATGCAGGCGATTACGAGGCGATTAGGGCACCAATCTCTGAGGCCAACTGCTTCAATCTCTTCTATCAAGTCTATTTGCGCTCTCTCCGATCACT ACTATGGAGGTGATCATCCGCGATACGGATCTACACTGGCTTCCCACAAGGGCATGGGCCACCTCGTTCGCAAGGGCACCGGTGGCCGATCTTCCGTCAG TGGCATTATTGCTACTGTTTTCGGCGCTACTGGATTCCTTGGTCGTTATCTTGTGCAACAACTGG ctAAAATGGGATCTCAGGTGTTAGTTCCCTTCAGAGGTTCCGAGGATAACCCTCGTCATCTCAAGTTGATGGGAGATTTAGGACAG ATAGTGCCAATGAAATACGATCCGAGGGATGAAAATTCAATCAAGGCTGTGATGgcaaaggctaatgttgttatcAATCTCATTG GAAGAGAGTATGAGACAAGAAACTTTAGCTTTGAGGAAGTGAACCATTTCATGGCAGAACAACTGGCAGTG ATTGCCAAAGAACATGGTGGTATCATGAGATTTATTCAAGTTTCTTGCTTAGGGTCTTCTCTGACATCTCCATCAAGATTTCTAAGAGCTAAGGCTGCTGGAGAAGAAGCTGTTTTGAAAGAACTTCCTGAG GCTACTGTCATGAAACCTGCTGTAATGATTGGTACTGAGGATCGTATTATGAATCGATGGGCACATTTTGCAAAGAAATATAGTTTTCTCCCACTCATTGGTGGTGGATCTACCAA AATCCAGCCAGTATATGTTGTTGATGTTGCTTCTGCAATAGTTGCGGCCTTGAAAGATGATGGAAGCAGCATGGGAAACGTTTATGAATTGGGTGGACCAGAGATCTATACCGTGCATGAACTG GCTGAGCTTATGTATGAGACGATCCGTGAATGGCCACGCTATGTAAACGTACCTTTACCGGTTGCAAAG GCAATTGCCATGCCTAGAGAGGTATTACTCAAGAAAGTGCCATTCCCACTACCAAATCCCGACATCTTCAATCTGGATCAGATACATGCATTTGCAACCGATACTGTTGTCTCAGAAAATG CGTTAACTTTTATGGATTTGGGTATTGTGCCCCATAAGTTGAAGGGTTACCCAGTCGAGTATCTTATTCAATACCGTAAGGGCGGTCCACAATTTGGTTCTACAGTCAGTGAAAAAGTTAACCCAGATTCTTATCCTTAA